The Acidobacteriota bacterium genome includes a window with the following:
- a CDS encoding DNA cytosine methyltransferase — VRSGSYLELEPAAARTTDNATVSTGVSTDGSLGELPPLRRFSPQEVLRLLGFGPDFHLPPQLSSANGWRLAGNSLSVPAVRHVLAAIPDLAQRKEPPGPSR; from the coding sequence CGGTGCGCAGCGGCTCGTACCTGGAGCTGGAGCCCGCCGCCGCCAGGACTACCGACAACGCCACCGTCAGCACGGGCGTCAGCACCGACGGCAGTTTGGGCGAGCTGCCGCCGCTACGGCGCTTCTCGCCCCAGGAGGTCCTGCGGCTCTTGGGCTTCGGACCGGACTTCCACCTGCCGCCGCAGCTCTCCTCCGCCAACGGCTGGCGGCTGGCGGGCAACAGCCTGTCAGTCCCGGCGGTGCGCCACGTGCTGGCGGCGATTCCCGACCTCGCCCAGCGCAAGGAGCCACCTGGACCCAGCCGGTAG
- a CDS encoding rhomboid family intramembrane serine protease, with protein sequence MFPIRDSIPTRRTPVVTYGLIAVNLLVFLYQLSLGPQQTEVLFYLYGIVPARLTDAAWAAQVGLPFSLVPFLTTQFLHGDLFHLVGNLWMLWIFGDNVEDRLGRPRFLAFYLGCGFAAGGLHFLTNWSSQIPAVGASGAIAGVLGAYFLLHPTSRVLTLVPIFFYPLFVELPAFVFLGLWFLLQLFSGTASLLSSGGAGIAWWAHIGGFVAGMLWLRSYLRRHPPAPQVTYPYGPQGPPVIDLEPPPHEVPPRDPRRRW encoded by the coding sequence ATGTTTCCCATCCGCGACAGCATCCCCACCCGCCGCACGCCGGTGGTGACCTATGGGCTCATCGCCGTCAACCTGCTGGTCTTCCTCTACCAGCTCAGCCTCGGCCCACAGCAGACGGAGGTGCTCTTCTACCTCTATGGCATCGTGCCCGCCCGCCTCACCGACGCCGCCTGGGCGGCACAGGTGGGGCTGCCCTTCAGCCTGGTTCCCTTCCTCACCACCCAATTCCTCCACGGCGACCTCTTCCACCTGGTGGGCAATCTGTGGATGCTGTGGATCTTCGGCGACAACGTGGAGGACCGCCTGGGGCGCCCGCGCTTTTTGGCTTTCTACCTGGGCTGTGGTTTCGCCGCCGGCGGGCTGCATTTTCTGACCAATTGGAGCTCTCAGATCCCGGCGGTGGGGGCCTCCGGAGCCATCGCCGGCGTCCTCGGCGCCTACTTCCTCCTCCACCCCACCTCGCGGGTCCTGACCCTCGTGCCGATCTTCTTCTACCCGCTTTTCGTCGAGCTGCCGGCCTTCGTCTTCCTCGGACTGTGGTTTTTGCTCCAGCTCTTCAGCGGCACCGCCAGCCTGCTCTCCTCCGGCGGCGCCGGCATCGCGTGGTGGGCTCACATCGGGGGGTTCGTGGCTGGTATGCTGTGGCTTCGATCCTACCTGCGGCGCCATCCTCCGGCCCCTCAGGTCACCTATCCGTACGGACCCCAAGGACCGCCGGTCATCGATCTCGAGCCGCCTCCCCACGAGGTGCCGCCTCGCGACCCTCGCCGCCGCTGGTAG